In Benincasa hispida cultivar B227 chromosome 8, ASM972705v1, whole genome shotgun sequence, the sequence AAGATCAACTTTCCTTAAAGTTCATCATTAAGTTATTGACATAACAGTCTACGTATGGAAACACTACTAAGCTCAGATTAGTAGACTCACTGTGGAACAAAGCACAGCGAGGCAAGCCTGCAATAGGCTCTATTCATAAGCTAGTTGTACCTGTATAGTTAAGAGGGGAGACACACCCCTGCTCTTgttatgtggtaagaagagcgCCATTCTATGTAGTGTAACATCATCACTGTAAGTCGGAATCCCCGCTTCACTCACCTACATCCCCACCAAATTCCGATTGGACAGTTAGCACCGAACATTTAGCTTCTGGACTGCACTATGGGAGTTCCTTGCCTTTTCACGGAAAAACAGCCGTGACAGGTAACATAGAGTAGATGCCTGGCTAGAAATAACTGTATTACACCTTCCTTGAATACAATGGTGCTGTCATCTAGTGCCATCCATATAGTCGCATTCTGAAGACGTATGCATTCAGAGAATTACCAAAGACTTATCCTTGGGTCATTGCCATCAAGACCAAAGGTTCTTGACTAATAGCGATATTGCTGGTGGAAATATCGCTGATGTCTGCCATAGCACAacttctcatttttttctttcttaaccAATTGCTCCTCTAGACAACAGTAGGAAAGTATTTCTGAATCTCTCCATTGCTGACTTTCTTCTTCTATCATTTGCACATTTTTGCCCCTACCCCAAGGTCGTAAAAAGAGAGATTTTTCGACCCCATTCCCCTCAAATGCCTGTTTAGATTTCCATCACCTTTCGGATTTCACGGGTGCATTCTCTAAGTATACTTGATATGCTACTTTTTCACATGCCCACGACGTTTCCGAATGAAATTGCACTCATCCTTGGATGTTATAGGGGCTACCCAATGGCATGTTTCCTCATTCATCCCTAACCTCGTGAATAAATCATTGTGGTGTGTGTTGCCCCTGTCATAAGACTGAGCCTATCCATATTTATGTGTCTCGATTGCACATGATACGATGTACAAGAAATGCCATAGTGATTAATTTTGACAGAGATTGTTCATATAGAAGAAAGTGGCAACCCTGGTATAAAATCGACATCCTCGGGTACGAAATCTTTCGCTGGAGTCTATACATCCTAGGAGTAGTCTATCATTCTAAAAACCATTTTGATATCCCTCAAGGAGTATGTAGAGTAGCATCAATTAAGTTACAAAGTGGTTTCTCGTAAGACCTAGGCACAGAACGGAACGCTTCAATCAGTGATCGCTCTAAATAGGAATAATGCGATGCTTTGTCTACATTATATCGACTGAAACTTATCAGTGTCTATGTAGCATTAACGGCCTTGCTATGATGTAGATGTTTGTGCTCTTATCGTTTTATCTATACATATATGCGCGTTTAGGCATATGATTGGTTTCCAGATGTTGTCTTGTTCCGTAGTTTGCCAGAAATCTTAGAATTATCTCGTCTCCTATTTTTCTGAGAGTGTGTGTCTTTGTTGTTCCGGTTTAATTCTGATCACCATATTCTATCTACATGCCCTATTTAGTTATGGAGCCACTTCTCCGTCATGCATGTGCACCTAAGATTTGAAGGCTTTCAGGCACATCTAGTTCTACTAAAGAAATTCTTTAGAACGTGTGTGATATATCAGAAACTCTCTGAAGAATAAGCTCGCATGACTAACTACATAGAACTGACATCTTAAGGAAGGATTCTATATGTAAAGATACTGGTTTGAATGATTCTTCAGCAATATTGAAACGGTATGTCTATGCGCGCTCGATTTGCAGCTGAGACGAATGTTTAAATGATATGCCTGATCATTAGTTCATACAATAGACCTGTGGAAAAGTTTCTCAGCTCTTCTGATAAATGGACAGTATGAGTGGTAGATGTACCATTCTGAACTGCCATATGTAGCAAAAAGAATAGTATAATTTCTCTAGTGTAATATGAATTTTTGAGAGAAATTCATTGTGCGGTGAAGTAAACAAATCAAATCCTTTCCATTAAGTATCAATACCTTGCTCTTAGTGAATTTATAGATTCATCTCTTTCTATCTCCATGTGTGAGTTATCCTGAAGCCTATTCGATCCCGATTTCCTCATATCAATCTATTCCAACGTTTACATCCACTCCAAATCTAAACCATATGGAACTATTACGCGACTAATGTACCCTATCGGTNNNNNNNNNNNNNNNNNNNNNNNNNACCAAAGACGCCAAGAGCACTAGGGTCGACTCGGGGCATCCATAACTCATGACTTTGAAACGAAAGCCCGCCGCCTGAACTGACCTGGGACAAGAGATGCAGAAGAAGATGAAAGTTGAATGCTGCAGCCCACGATAACGGGGAAGCGAAAGAACTCTGGCGAAGTTAGGAGACTGGAAGGGCCTTGTTGAACTTCATGATTGTCAAGATGGATGATTTCGACTTGGGTATTGGGGATGGAGTTCGACTTGAACATAAGTTATACCAATGCCCCTGCCAAATGTTAAGTCATTAACCAGATCTACCCTACCAAGTTCAAGCCTAGTATCAAGCAGCCACGACGAACCCACGTTCATGGCCGTCCCGATAGAATCAGTTGAAACCACCGAAAGAGAAGTCCCCCAAGACGTTCTATTGTCTTGGGAAGAGTATCGAGATGTCATGCCTAAAAGCTTGCCCAAGTACGCTTATTAACCCCCACGCAAGGGGATTTCACGCATTGAAAGATTGAGTTTGTTACCAGGGCAAAGCGCCCGCCAAGAATGCATATCGGATAGCCCCCGCCAGAATTGGCCGAACTCCGAAAATAGTTTAGACGAATATGTTAGTATTGTAGGATTATCAGACCGACAAAAGGCCCCTACGGAGCCCCAGTACTAtttcagaagaagaaggagggAGCCCCGCGTTGTGCATCGACTATCGGGCCTTAACGCTCACAGTCCGCAACAAATATCCCCTTCCTATCATTAGCTGACTTATTTGATCGGCTTCACGTGGTGCCAAGTATTTCTCGAAGCTGGACCGTGGTCGGGATATTATTAGGCCGAATTGCTAAGGAACCGAACCTAAGACGACCTGTTGTCACGAGATATGGAGCCTTCGAATTCCTCGTGATGCCTTTTGGCCTCACCAATGCTCCAACAACTTTTGTACCTTAATGAACCAAGTGTTTCACGAATACCTCGACAATTCGTCCGTAGTGTATCTCGTGACATTTGTCTATTAGTGCCTCGCTGGATGGACCATCGACATTACCTCCAACTAGTCTTCGAAAAGCTGAGGAAAAATCAGTTGTtatgtaaagagagagaagtgctCCTTTGCCCAACAAGCGCAAAATTTCTTCGGCCACGTGATTGGAGGTGGTCGGATTGGTATGGAAGAGGGCAAGGTGGCCCGCAATCAGAGACTGGAGGGTACCATCATCCGTGACCAAACTACGATCCTACTTCGGACAAGCCAACTACTATAGGCGGCTTCGTAGAAGGATCTCAAGAACAATTAGGGCCCATAACCGAACTGCTGTAAGGAAAATAGCCAATTGGAGCTTGAAATCCTGAATGCTCAATCCACCTTTGAGGGCTTGAAGAAAGTGGATGATTGAGGGGCCGGTTCCTCGAATTCCGACACGTGACCAAGCCATTGACAGTAGAGCTAAATGCTTTCTTGACTCTGCGTTAGGGCGGTGTCCTCTTCCAAGACGGACACCCCATCGCTATGATAGATAGGAACTAAATGATTGCCAAACGGAGTATGTCGCCTCCGAGAAGGAACGCAAAGATGTTAGCAGTGTAGTTCACTGCATTTGAAGGGCCTGGAGACAGTATCTCTTGGGGGCCCAAGTTCGTGAAGTCAAGACTGGACAACCAACTCCATTTGCCACTTCTTTCAACAAACCGAAGTTGTCGTGAAACAGGCACGGTGAGAGTGTTTCTAACGGAGCCTCGACTTCCAATTCGAACATAGACCGTGGGGGGAAAAGAAACCAAGCAGTCGATGCTTCTTAGGGCCGAAAGAGCGAACATGCGGCTTCGAGCATGTTCGCCTGCCTACAAGCAAGTACGTTGAGTTGCAACAGTACGAGAAACTCGGCAAAACTCACTTGACACAAACACACAGCGGCGCAGGCCATCTATTACAGTTGCGCCAAAGAGGGAAGACACGCCAGTTTTTAGCGGGAAGACGATTCTACTATACACCAAGGGCAATCGCCTCTACATTCCCAGATCCGGGGAGTTACGAAGGTCCGTTTGATGAAGGGTGTCACGAAACACCTGGACAGGACATACATGGTTGGCAAGAACTTTATGCCCTCCTGAAACAAGGCTACTACTGGCCAAGCCTTCGCAGTACCGATGTCATGCAATTTACCAAACTTTGCCTTGTTCTGCCAAACAAGACCAAGGTCGCAAAGGCGAAAATTTAGCGGTCTGCTGAAACCCTACCTGTGCCCATCTGTAGGACCATGGAAGAGCATGTTCTCTCGACTTCATCATCCATTTGCGCCAAGGTGGGAGAGTTCGAATCGATCCTTGTATCATCGACCGGTTCTTTCAAAATATTGCCACTTTCATCCCGACGCCGCAAAATTTTGCACAGCCGTTGCATGACTACCCCAAGCTGTCTTCAAAACCACAATCGTGAAATTATTGGGCGCTCCCCGCGAGCATTGGTTAGCGATCGAGCAGAAGATTCACTAAGGACATTTGGACAGAATTGTTCAAAAATATTGGGGTCCAACACTGAtattatcttctctactattcaatCCCAAACTGCACGGGCCAGACGGAACGCTCTTCAACAGTATGGCGAGGAATATCTGCGTCACTTTATCGATTGCAGGCAGAAAGAACTGGGTTCAGTTGTTAGTAGGATGTGTCGATTCAACTCAATACCAAGCTTAGAGTTCCGGCGATCAAAAAAACGCCCTTCGAAGTGGTGTGCGGTAGACAGGCCACTCATGCCACACTTTGGTGGACCACCCCTATGCAGGCAAAAGTTCCTCAGGCACTTAACTTCACTAAAAGGAGTGGAGCAACCTCTTGAGATAGCTCGCGCCCTACCTAGAAAAGAGCATCAAGAGGATGAAAAGAAGTGGGCTGATAAGAAGCGGAGGCGCCTCGAGTTTCAAGCATGGGGACAAGGTTCTGATCAAAGCTATGACCGGAACAGTTTCGTTTCCGAGGACAGAGAGAACCAACGGCTAGTAAGAAAATATAAAGGTCTAGTGGAGGTAATTGAGAAGGTCGGAAGAACCTCATATAAGGTTCAGTTACCCTCATGGATGAAATTCATCCTGCCATCCATGTGAGTTATCCTGAAGCCCTATCATCCCGATCCCGAGGATGAAACAACGAAACAGTGCTAAGGCACCACCGGTCACGATGAAAGAATTCGCGTGAGAAAGAAGTGTGCACAAATCCTGAATAAACGTACGCGCCGTATTGGAAGACCCAGACGAGAAACTGACAGAgttcttagtgaaatggaaggatctccTCGACAAGAGATCAGTTGGAGGGGGCcgaagatttgaagaatgcAGCTCTAGCCATcgtaaattttaaacaaagtcGGTTGACGGGGACGTCAACAATtacaaccaattaagtgggggagaatgtcacggtcatgcttgtccagggcctgtttcccatggccgcatgcccgatccaacccccttctagcatactttcatatcatgtattgtattagcttagttagcttgctttctttacattttcattgtaagtgaccactcgcccttttgcatatgcaagggtgccagttggatttttgtttagaatgcactatatggggataacactaatcatcacttccccatacccggagtagtactctataaagcttttgttgttgcttattgctttctagcctactacaatctttctttctttattcgcactcacaaaaacttcttacgaaaaccttttctccaaacccgttttctaaaaccgttttccctaaaataGGGGTGGAGattgcgagaggcactcggtgtgccaccggcagtccgtattcgagttggctgacttgttcgtgagcgggaacaagtgccgcacaatcgctaagagaagcttccgaaagagcgattgtgacacacGGCCTACGCTCCTGGCCTCAACGCATGGCTAGCGCACCTAGCATGCTCCTTCGACGCATGCTTGCTGCCCTGTCTACATGGCTCTTACATGCGTTTTCTTGGTTGTATTcaacccttagccattttttCCAAGTTTTGTTGTTTCCATTATTCATTCCTTCTTGCGTCCAACATATCTTAAGTCATTCCTAGGCGTTTGGACCCTTGGTCAccattttggaaaaattttgatgttttctTCCTACTTaatattttcttctctattaaCTTTAATTTTGGTGTTAGGGTCTTAGAATTCTGGTGGGCCAAAATCCACTTCTCAACAGCTACAAACATAATTGTAATTACACAAATTTTTGTAGTTCTACAACGTAATGTGTGGGAATGGcgatttgtttgtttgtttattttcaaatagaGGATCCTTACTCATTCAGGTATGTGAGTAGCAAGCATTACATGCCAGGGTTTTAAACTAGTTAAACTATGCAACTTTGTTTAATACGTGAGTGTTTTAGAGACTATTTTTGACATTGAGTTTGTTATTATATAGTCAGAGATTATTATAGTTTGTGGGTTACAATAGTATGTTGATTAAAAAACTCATGTCATATGGATTTTAAAGTTTCCTAGATAATAATATTCTGAGTTTTAAAATGTGAAATCCTGTAAAACAAACATAGATATTAAATGTCTATTTGAAATTCCATGATAATATTTGTGAAACAAACGGGTCcttataaaaatacaatatgttATTATCATCCTATGAAAAACGCCcttcaagaaaaagaaaaaggaaaacagcCTTCAATTTGgaaaacttccaaatttccttttCACAAGTATGACTAAAAGTCTTTTAAAAGTGAAAAGAATAAAACTCAAAGTAGTTTAAAGCAATCGGTATTTGAAAGAGGGAAAATCCCATGAAATTACTCTATGAACGAAATTGAATGTTTCTGCTCAACAACCTCTGTGGATTGGTCCAATGATTCTGATCATATCATAGAAAAGAATGAAAGTAATTGAAGGAAACTGTTGTGCAATTTGATGTGAACTGTATGCtcctttctcttcctctctctaaTCAATTGATCCCATGAAAATGTCCCAAATAAGTTAGATATCCAATTTGACAATATTAAATCATAAGACCATTTGAtcaattgaaagaaaatttgattacCCAAAAAGAACATGATCAACTCAACGTCAGCTAGGATTGCATCATCTGTTCATCTAACATTGGTTTGATTGTATCAAACTAACcttataaatctaatattaatttaaaaatgattgcTTTTActtgaattcaatttttatatgcgtatatttttatttttctttttatttgatttgatagTTTTTTATCATTGAAAGTTAATAATGTGGTCATCCCAAATATTTGCATAGTTTGAGATTGAGTATgtggtttttcatttttatttttatttttgacatTGTGGGTGTGGAGAATTGAATACAAGGCATGTTTACCaatttataatgaaaattggCATACTCGGAATGAGATTTCATTGATGGATGAATCGTAATAGACCTAAATTACAAACATAATTAGATTGTTTTTTATTgcatttacttagaattatgaatctgACATATTTTACTGTTACCATTATCATTACTGTTATTACTTGACTCTTACAACAAAAGTAACGGTAAAGGTAAAGGTAGTAATAAATGTggcaaattcataattttcatattgttACAATAACGATAACGGTAACGGTAAATGTAGTGGGTTCCATATAATTTTCAATCACAATCAAATTGAGCGTCTTCCATTACTCAATTATATTATGTGTTTTGACTGCAAATTTAGAGGCAAACCCCACAGTTCATTGCAATTATGAAAAACAGGTAAACAATATCAAACGTAATCAATTGGGATCCactttttctttacaaattgATAAATTAGGTTTCAGTTGAGGTAAACGTGGCCTTGATGTCAATTAAGTTGTGCTCATTTTGGTGGTTTGAATGTGtggtttttttagtacaatgagGTGGAGGAATTTGAATCACATACCTCTTGAGTCAATGTGtggttaattatttaaaaagaaattctcTTTATTCATTAGATTTTCACTTAGAACACTAATATGAGCATAGTTCAATAGGAATTGACATGTACTTTTTGTTATCAAAGTCGGATGCTCAAACCCCCGTATCCCtgtttgttgtactaaaaatagATTTTCACCAAAACAATTACATTGGATGTATTAGATAATACGGGTTACATCGGACCAAAAGCAATTagcaaggaaaagaagaagtCTATCTATCTTACAAAAAGTGTGAGattccttgaatttttcaaggTTGGATGTCGAACACGATTTTGAACTTATCTTTAACTTGAGCCCTTCTAAATTtgattataaaacaaaaaaatcaaagtaaatTAGAAGATGAGAGATCGTGGTATGATCCTTCGCATGCAACTTCGAGGAAGTTAGTTAAAGAAACGGTCATGTTTCAACATTTCTTAACAAAACATCAAAGTGCTTCTTCATCAATctttacaaataaaatattaaaaaaaaaaaaaaaaaaaatacacaaaaccCAATTTCCTCTCACTCTCTCATATTGATCTGTACATTGGTTGTCTTCCATAAGGCAAACTTCCCCCAATTTCCACTCTTCCATTCCCTTATTAAATACCCTCCAAATACACACACTTTCTCATCATCCATTCTTCCAATAATCCTCAAATCTATTCCCACAATATGGGATCAGGAAACGGTGTCGTTTTCTTCAAAGATTTCTTCCCTGAAATGGTGGAGAAACTGGGAATTAAAGGGTTCATGAAGGAATTGAGATCTGGGTTTTATTTGATGATGGATAAAGAAAAAGGTCTGATAACTCCAGAAAGCTTGAGAAAAAACATGGGATTTTTGGGATTAATATTGGAAGATGAAGAAGTGATGTTGATGGTGAGAGAAGGCGATTTAGatggagatggagctttgaatGAAGCTGAATTTTGCATTCTTATGATCAGACTTAGCCCAACTTTGTTTCACCAATCTCATTTGGATAAAAACTTTGGGAGGAAATAGACGTATTcatattgtttaattttattttactctttttttttctctcccttttgttacattgtatatattatattagcTAAATAATGTAAACTTTGTTTGAATATTTGAGCATTATATAATCTATCTGAGTTGTACttgtttttatattaaatgtttgatCATATTTTTGTAATAGTGTGTATTACACGTTTTATGTCTCTAGGCATGGAGagggcaaaaactaaaatattgtttaagatatcaaaatatgaaaatataacCAAAAAAAACGGAACATACGTTGCTACCAATACCATTTACTCAACTTGATAGATTTATTAGACGTCATTTACAATACATCATTCATATACTTAAATTTGCACATTAGTGACTGGtgtataattttttgtttaaggAGACTTAACACAtattaaaatgagaaaaaaaattaaaattataaatttagtttatgattttcaatattgtatcatatagatgattgaattttaaaaatgtttaataaatctCGAAACTTTCATGTTCATGTTGAATACATTCTTGAcatatatacaattttttaaaaaaatgatttataagatataaaatCGAATATATGtctaatcaaatttaaactttaattatgaattttaataCTTATtactatattaaatataaaatttagaaattcaaaaaTGTATtggacaaaaaattgaaaatttaagactTAGTagacataaataaaaaaaaaaaaagtttaagttTGTCCTTTTTAGATTTCAtggatcaaataaaaataagttttaaaatttaaagattaaatttataatttaatattaaaaataactttttgttcaccatattttaatttattgcaTATTTAAATGAATTGTCATGGTCAAAATAATAGTAAGACAACacaagaaaataatttaaagaaattgcATGCAAAAGGAATTAAATGAAAGTTGATTGAGGTGAGATTAGAGCATCCCCACCTCTATTTCAAATAGTCATTTTAATAACTACAATGACCTTTTTT encodes:
- the LOC120084139 gene encoding calcium-binding protein PBP1-like is translated as MGSGNGVVFFKDFFPEMVEKLGIKGFMKELRSGFYLMMDKEKGLITPESLRKNMGFLGLILEDEEVMLMVREGDLDGDGALNEAEFCILMIRLSPTLFHQSHLDKNFGRK